From one Leifsonia soli genomic stretch:
- the tmk gene encoding dTMP kinase, with product MSEGLFITLEGGDGVGKSTQAALLEEWLTGRGRTVVRTREPGGTDAGVEIREIVLHHRGDIAPRAEALLYAADRAHHVATVVRPALARGDVVVQDRYIDSSVAYQGAGRILDAQQIRDLSLWAAEGLLPDLTILLDLDEDTARTRLDSARTRYDRLEAERSDFHARVRAAYLALADEEPERFLVVDAGRPVDDIAAEIRDRLAARV from the coding sequence GTGAGCGAGGGCCTCTTCATCACGCTCGAGGGCGGAGACGGGGTCGGCAAGTCCACGCAGGCCGCGCTCCTGGAGGAGTGGCTCACCGGGCGCGGGCGCACCGTGGTGCGCACCCGCGAGCCCGGTGGGACGGACGCCGGTGTCGAGATCCGCGAGATCGTGCTCCACCACCGCGGAGACATCGCGCCGCGTGCCGAGGCGCTGCTCTACGCCGCCGACCGGGCGCACCACGTCGCCACCGTCGTCCGTCCGGCTCTCGCCCGAGGGGACGTGGTGGTTCAAGACCGCTACATCGACTCCTCGGTCGCCTACCAGGGAGCCGGCCGCATCCTCGACGCACAGCAGATCCGCGACCTCTCGCTCTGGGCGGCGGAGGGCCTGCTGCCGGACCTCACCATCCTGCTCGACCTCGACGAGGACACCGCCCGCACCCGGCTCGACTCCGCGCGCACCCGGTACGACCGGCTGGAGGCGGAGCGCTCCGACTTCCACGCCCGCGTCCGAGCCGCGTACCTCGCACTGGCCGACGAGGAGCCCGAGCGCTTCCTCGTCGTGGATGCGGGCCGGCCGGTCGACGACATCGCCGCAGAGATCCGCGACCGGCTCGCCGCTCGCGTCTGA